The DNA window CGCGCAGCGTGGTCGTCCCGGTGACGGCGGACATCGAGGCCGGTTATGCGAAGTCGATTTCCGAACTGGAGGAAACCATCCGCGCCGTGATCGCGAGCGGGGTGGTGGGTGTCAACATCGAGGACGGGTTGAAGGGTGGCAATATGCGCCCGGTGGAGGAGCAGTGCGCGCGGATCGCAACCGTGCGGGCGTGCGCGGCGCGCGAGGGGCTGCACCTGGTCATCAATGCGCGTATCGACAGCTACGAATCGGGCGCCTTCGCGGACCCCGCCGACGCCACCGAGGATGCCGTGGCGCGCGCCACCGCCTATGCGATTGCCGGCGCGGACTGCGTGTACCCCATCGGTCCCGGCGACGAAGCGACCGTGCGCCTGCTGCGCGAGCGTATCGCCGCGCCCATCAACATCCTGGGATCGCCCACCGCGGCGCCGTTGCCGGTGCTACAATCCATCGGCATCAACCGGGTGAGTTTCGGGCCGTTCGTCCTGCGCGCACTGTTGCGAAGATTCGAAGAAATCGCGGATGCACTCATCAAACACAATGACACGTCGGGCATGCGGGACATGCTGTCGCGCGCCGAGGCCGGCGGCTATCTTGCGGATGGCCCGGAGTGAGGGGGTTTTCGGAGTGCGCCGCCCCACAGGTCCACGCATGCGAGCCACGCTGATCGGGGGCGCAATGCTCCTGGCCGCCGCGGCACTCGCGCCCGCGCTGCCGGCGGTCGCCAACGAGCCGCGCGTCGGGCCGGAACCCGGCTGGGTGATCCCGCACCAGTTCCCGGCGCCGAATGAAATGAAGCCCCGCGCCCGCTCCGGCGCCTCCAACGCGCTGCTCTACGACTTCCAGCACGACGTCGAATCGCAAACCTCCTACATCCACACCGCCGTCCAGATCGTGAGCCACGAGGGCGTCCAGCAACTCTCCGATCTCACCATCGACTACGACCCATCCTTCGAGACGTTGACCCTGCACCGGCTGCGGCTGCACCGCGGTGGCATGGTCATCGACAAACTCGGTGTGGATCGCGTGCAGACATTTCAGCGCGAGACCAACATGGAGCGGTACATGTACGACGGGTCGCTCACCGCGTCGATCCATCTGTCGGACGTCCGGGTGGGAGACATCATCGAGTACGCGTATTCCCAGAGCGGTCAGAACCCCGCCTATGACGACCACGACTTCGGCAACCTGTGGCTGGACTCCATGATGCCCATCGAGTTGTGGCTGGTGCGCATCCGGGTGCCGGACGGTGGCGACATCGTCATCAAGCACCACAAGACCGACCTCGAG is part of the Candidatus Krumholzibacteriia bacterium genome and encodes:
- a CDS encoding isocitrate lyase/phosphoenolpyruvate mutase family protein; this translates as MTDSAQKQKATTLLSLHGGGRMLILPNVWDPIGARILQAKGYRAVATASAAISTSLGYRDGERIKRSTLIDVIGRIARSVVVPVTADIEAGYAKSISELEETIRAVIASGVVGVNIEDGLKGGNMRPVEEQCARIATVRACAAREGLHLVINARIDSYESGAFADPADATEDAVARATAYAIAGADCVYPIGPGDEATVRLLRERIAAPINILGSPTAAPLPVLQSIGINRVSFGPFVLRALLRRFEEIADALIKHNDTSGMRDMLSRAEAGGYLADGPE